The following is a genomic window from Vicinamibacteria bacterium.
CATCGCGACGCTTCTGATCGACCCCTCCGGCATCCGAAGAGGCGGCTTCCTGACGTTCATGAGCCCGAGCACGAGGGCGCTCTTTCTTTTCGGAGCGAGCGGGCAGCTCCCGGTTTTCGAGCTGGGGAGGTGGTGGACGCTGCTCAGTGCGGGATGGCTCCACGGCGGACTCCTGCACATCGCCTTCAACATGATGATCGTTCGGAACTTCGCTCCCGCAACCGCGGAGTTCTATGGGGCCGGGCGGATGATCATCATCTACTCGGTGTCGTCCATTACCGGATTCTTCTTCAGCAGCCTCGCGAACCAGCTATATCCATTCATTCCTTTTGGCTTCGTTCTCTCGTTCCTCGGTCTTGCCGGGGCGCCGCTGACGCTCGGCGCCTCGGCGCCCATCTTCGGTCTGTTGGGGGCGCTCCTCTATTACGGGCGCCGTACCGGCAGCCGAGTGATTCAGCAGCAGATGATCGGCTACGCAGTGTTCTTCGGCATTTTTGGCATCGTGATGCCCGGCGTGGACAATCAGGCCCACCTCGGGGGGCTGGTCGGCGGGTATCTCATGGCCCGTTTACTCGACCCTCTGGAGCCCGAGCGGGGCGACCACCTTCTCGTCGCGCTGGTTTTCATCCTGCTCACCGCGCTTTCCATCGTGGTCTCCGTCGTCGCCGGCATGCCGTACATTCCGTATCTGCCTTAATCCCAGCGTTTGCGGCCTTCGGACGCCCCTTTCCCCGTCGTTCCGAGGTCCATCAAGACGGCCACGACCACAACGACGAGGTAGACGCCCGTCACGGTTCCATTGGTGTTCACCGCCCAGGCATAGGCGAGCGTAGTGAGCGGCATGAAGAAGAAACCGAGCACCGGCCAGAGGACCGTTTCGTAGGCCCGACCCAGGTAATTGCTCATGAGAAACACGGCAACGAGCGCAATGCGCGGAAACAGGAGGGCGAGACAACCGACGAAACATCCCACGGCAGCGCGACGTTAACTTACTTGTCGGCCCACGGCAAATGAGACAGAATGTCGCGTGCCGTCGGACAGACCACTGACCCGCGCGAAGAGCGACCGGATGCTTCTCGGGGTCTGCGGCGGTATTGCGCGTTGGCTCGGCTGGGACCCCACGGTCGTCCGCGTCGGCTACGTCCTCCTTTCGATCTGTTCCGCCGCGTTTCCAGGAATTCTGGTCTACGTGATCCTCGCGATCGTGATGCCCGAGGGCGATTAAGCCCCGGACGACGCTGAACCGGGCGCTGGCCCGATTCATGCTACGATCGCCGGTTTCGAGCGATGTCATCCAACTCCCCGAGCGCGAGAGCTCCTATCGAGATCTGCCGTCGCTCGAGTGCGGAGACACCGGCGCTCGAGGCCATGTACGCGGAAGTTTTCGGCGAGAAAGCCGCGGGGGACAATCGCGCCCGCTGGCGCTGGCAGTATGACGAGAACCCCAATTGCCCGCCCGAGGGTCCCGAGATCTGGGTTGCCAAGCAGAACGGAGTGGTGCTCGGCCAATACGCATCGATGCCCGTCCGCCTCTACGTCAAGGGACGGACGCTCCGGGGCTCGTGGGGCATGGATGTGATGGTCCGACCGAACGTCCAACGTA
Proteins encoded in this region:
- a CDS encoding rhomboid family intramembrane serine protease; this translates as MGSAMFQRQREGSVLCASCNRLVGVNDEKCLNCGRRNPGLYGFGAAIRALGRDFGFVKLVIAGSIGLFIATLLIDPSGIRRGGFLTFMSPSTRALFLFGASGQLPVFELGRWWTLLSAGWLHGGLLHIAFNMMIVRNFAPATAEFYGAGRMIIIYSVSSITGFFFSSLANQLYPFIPFGFVLSFLGLAGAPLTLGASAPIFGLLGALLYYGRRTGSRVIQQQMIGYAVFFGIFGIVMPGVDNQAHLGGLVGGYLMARLLDPLEPERGDHLLVALVFILLTALSIVVSVVAGMPYIPYLP
- a CDS encoding PspC domain-containing protein, with the protein product MPSDRPLTRAKSDRMLLGVCGGIARWLGWDPTVVRVGYVLLSICSAAFPGILVYVILAIVMPEGD